One Candidatus Korarchaeum sp. DNA segment encodes these proteins:
- the cas6 gene encoding CRISPR system precrRNA processing endoribonuclease RAMP protein Cas6, whose translation MSSPQSFRLPGFAGFASYSIVMDVLEGRDPNLVKLRRSGKLPTDFAVRPLERSSEGLLLDVTTMSSEVTRNLVQSVLEGSLDTRAGRFEIERVEVESFDPKDVLSTSVPVRSFSVRFLTPTFLRAEGGVKGGVFVPMPIPARMLMNLMKVWNRFLGGMEAKDEFRRWLESWGIVVSGLNIRTVKIEDEGRFFVGFVGWANFSANDSYYDGEFLRLVDALMRFGEFVNVGGLRSKGFGVISYRRRDHPRQ comes from the coding sequence GGGGAGGGACCCCAACCTGGTCAAGCTGAGGAGGTCCGGGAAGCTCCCAACGGATTTCGCTGTCAGGCCCTTGGAGAGGAGTAGCGAGGGCCTCCTCCTTGACGTGACGACGATGAGCAGCGAGGTAACCAGGAACCTCGTCCAGAGCGTACTAGAGGGCTCCCTAGATACCAGAGCTGGCCGCTTCGAGATAGAGAGGGTCGAGGTGGAGAGCTTCGATCCCAAAGATGTGCTATCCACCAGCGTTCCAGTTAGGAGCTTCTCGGTGAGGTTCCTCACACCCACCTTCCTCAGGGCGGAGGGAGGGGTTAAGGGGGGAGTCTTCGTCCCGATGCCCATACCTGCTAGGATGCTGATGAACCTCATGAAGGTCTGGAACAGGTTCCTCGGAGGTATGGAAGCTAAGGATGAGTTCCGGAGGTGGCTGGAGTCCTGGGGCATAGTGGTATCGGGCCTCAACATAAGGACAGTCAAGATAGAGGACGAGGGTAGGTTCTTCGTGGGTTTCGTTGGCTGGGCCAACTTCTCGGCTAACGACAGCTACTACGATGGCGAGTTCCTCAGGCTGGTGGACGCCCTGATGAGGTTCGGGGAGTTCGTCAACGTGGGGGGACTCAGGTCCAAGGGGTTCGGGGTCATCTCCTACAGGAGGAGGGATCACCCGAGGCAGTAG